A single window of Pyrus communis chromosome 10, drPyrComm1.1, whole genome shotgun sequence DNA harbors:
- the LOC137748709 gene encoding small ribosomal subunit protein cS22-like, with protein MATISSIFSPPNLLHHPTKPIKTSPKLPLQILKPTQFQGFHKLTSSYLTLTPRHSQRLFAVAQEVAADPASKAARRVYIGNIPRTLDNAELTKIVEEHGAVEKAEVMYDKYSGRSRRFAFATMMTVEDANAVVEKLNGTEIGGREVKVNITEKPLLQADTSLVLAEESQFIDSPYKVYVGNLAKEVTTDTLKTLFSDKGKVLSAKVSRVPGTSKSSGFGFVSFSSEEDVEAAISSFNNTLFEGQRIRVNKA; from the exons ATGGCCACAATCTCATCCATATTCTCACCACCCAATCTCCTTCACCACCCCACAAAACCCATCAAAACCTCACCTAAACTGCCCCTCCAAATCCTCAAACCAACCCAATTTCAGGGCTTTCACAAACTCACTTCCTCCTATCTGACTCTGACCCccaggcactcacagaggctcTTCGCTGTCGCCCAAGAAGTCGCGGCGGACCCGGCTTCGAAGGCTGCCAGGAGAGTCTACATTGGTAACATTCCCAGGACTCTGGATAATGCTGAGCTTACCAAAATTGTTGAGGAACATGGTGCTGTCGAAAAGGCTGAG GTGATGTATGATAAGTACTCTGGAAGAAGTCGCCGATTTGCATTTGCTACGATGATGACTGTTGAAGATGCAAATGCCGTGGTTGAGAAACTGAATGGAACT GAGATCGGAGGGCGTGAAGTCAAAGTAAACATAACTGAAAAACCCCTGCTACAAGCGGACACATCACTTGTTCTGGCAGAAGAGTCTCAATTCATTGACAGCCCCTACAAAGTTTATGTTGGAAATCTTGCAAAGGAAGTAACTACGGATACACTCAAAACCCTTTTCTCTGACAAGGGAAAAGTTCTTAGTGCAAAGGTTTCCCGAGTTCCAGGGACCTCAAAATCTAGCGGATTTgggtttgtttctttttcctCGGAGGAGGATGTAGAAGCTGCAATCTCGTCCTTCAACAATACT TTGTTCGAAGGGCAAAGAATTCGTGTGAACAAGGCATAG
- the LOC137749017 gene encoding sister chromatid cohesion 1 protein 3-like, with the protein MFYSQTFLARKGPLGTVWCAAHLQSRLKKSHYTSTDIPSTVDRIMFPDVPIALRMSGHLLFGVVRIYSKQVDYLYQDCNVVLTTLRKTFASIDLNLPENAMQAPVQSITLPETFDLDALDLDGGVFGEGAYDNHHVSQEDITLPDQIPIATDRYVTITFDEDIQNEVFGSDVAPMDEDIHSTTPGEGVPSDRFTPPIKEAPEVDVPNDFVFQDSVPSNHRETGVMQDALPDDSSLQFVQPMEVMRDDAHLPDDGSPQHVQPMEVMRDAVPPEIVPTVSLNNGNDVTEPDKSFNTEMNENKVLSPITEENTPSGGPSPLSLPSSGPRASITSLPEMNGKDVSFQMQSTPHVEQPRARARKRKQYFDETLVLSNEFMNRTIQDASDLKRKRRNIPYSTSGVWKLNNSLRKEQIFFQPSLTGLCSDLRNIFDKDYISKQSHLFEGALPVSGPATPPPPPSTTEFSPERCVPPSLPVIEVSTEFNGAESPPTIERFQHAEEHDGGNNLPEYEGAQSPPQIERFQHVEEHDGGHNLPEYEGAQSPATQYDFIPAPSPNLMSASVPPLEASTGTQILLTPDQTASTRFHESVNETPKTMFEGWLGPENTGLSNNPEFNDSTEAGLFFLEADGNTPAGSQATQGMSGSQGTQGVDSLSVRTRAVAQFLKRESSISSTSEDVTGDLSLNKILEGKTRKLCARMFYETLVLKTYGLVDVKQEVPYGDIILTLNQTLSKAQI; encoded by the exons ATGTTTTATTCACAGACGTTCTTGGCTCGGAAGGGCCCACTGGGAACCGTCTGGTGCGCGGCCCACCTCCAGAGCCGGCTGAAGAAGTCCCACTACACCTCCACCGACATCCCCTCCACCGTTG ATCGCATCATGTTTCCGGATGTTCCTATTGCACTGAGAATGTCAGGACACCTTTTATTTGGCGTTGTTCGGATATACTCCAAGCAGGTCGACTATCTTTACCAGGACTGTAATGTTGTTTTGACTACCCTAAGAAAGACCTTTGCTTCCATAGACTTGAATTTGCCAGAGAATGCAATGCAAGCTCCAGTTCAGTCCATCACTTTGCCGGAAACATTTGACCTTGATgctttggatttggatggaGGCGTGTTCGGTGAGGG GGCTTATGATAATCATCACGTGAGTCAGGAGGACATCACACTACCAG ATCAAATTCCTATTGCAACAGACCGTTATGTCACTATAACTTTTGACGAG GATATCCAGAACGAGGTTTTTGGTTCAGATGTTGCCCCCATGGATGAGGA CATCCACTCTACAACTCCAGGTGAGGGTGTTCCTAGTGATCGCTTCACCCCTCCAATTAAAGAAGCTCCAGAAGTAGATGTTCCAAATGATTTTGTCTTCCAAGATTCTGTTCCAAGTAACCATAGAGAAACTGGAGTTATGCAAGATGCTCTTCCTGATGATAGTTCCCTGCAGTTTGTTCAACCAATGGAAGTTATGCGAGATGATGCTCATCTTCCAGATGACGGTTcccctcaacatgttcaaccaATGGAAGTTATGCGAGATGCTGTTCCTCCAGAAATTGTTCCTACGGTTTCTCTCAATAACGGCAATGATGTTACTGAACCTGACAAATCTTTTAACACAGAAATGAATGAGAATAAAGTACTTTCTCCAATTACAGAGGAGAATACACCTTCTGGTGGGCCATCTCCATTGTCCCTGCCAAGTTCAGGACCACGAGCTTCTATTACTTCTTTGCCAGAAATGAACGGGAAAGATGTTTCCTTTC AAATGCAATCAACACCACATGTTGAGCAACCAAGAGCAAGAGCAAGGAAGAGAAAGCAGTATTTTGACGAGACCCTTGTGTTATCCAATGA GTTTATGAATAGGACAATTCAAGATGCTAGTGATTTAAAGCGTAAAAGGAGGAATATTCCGTACTCTACTTCGGGTGTTTGGAAGTTGAACAACAGTCTAAGAAAGGAACAAATATTTTTTCAGCCTTCATTAACTG GATTGTGTTCGGATCTTCGTAACATTTTCGACAAAGACTATATATCCAAACAGTCCCATTTGTTTGAGGGAGCTCTTCCAGTCTCTGGACCTGCaacacctcctcctcctccttctacAACTGAATTCTCCCCAGAGCGCTGTGTTCCGCCATCTCTTCCTGTCATTGAAGTTTCCACAGAGTTTAATGGCGCAGAATCTCCCCCAACAATTGAACGTTTTCAGCATGCTGAAGAACATGATGGTGGAAATAACTTACCAGAGTATGAGGGTGCACAATCTCCGCCACAAATTGAACGTTTTCAACATGTTGAAGAACATGATGGTGGACACAACTTACCAGAGTATGAGGGTGCACAATCTCCTGCCACTCAATATGACTTTATTCCTGCTCCGTCTCCAAACTTAATGTCAGCTTCAGTTCCTCCATTGGAAGCAAGCACTGGAACTCAAATACTGCTGACACCGGATCAAACAGCATCGACTAGATTTCACGAGTCTGTAAATGAAACACCAAAGACAATGTTTGAGGGGTGGCTAGGTCCAGAGAACACTGGTCTATCAAATAATCCTGAATTCAACGATTCTACTGAAGCA GGTCTTTTTTTCCTAGAAGCAGATGGCAATACACCAGCTG GATCTCAAGCGACACAAGGAATGTCGGGATCTCAAGGGACACAAGGAGTTGATTCATTGTCAGTTAGAACCAG GGCTGTGGCTCAATTTTTGAAGAGGGAATCTTCTATCTCCTCAACTTCGGAAGATGTCACTGGAGATCTCAGCTTGAACAAAATTTTAGAAGGAAAAACTAGAAAGCTATGTGCCCGAATGTTCTATGAAACACTG GTTTTGAAGACTTATGGTCTTGTTGATGTAAAACAAGAAGTACCTTATGGTGACATTATTTTGACATTGAACCAAACCCTATCAAAAGCTCAAATTTAA